A window of Thiocapsa bogorovii genomic DNA:
CTGGAATCGGGACACGGGTCGGATCATCCGCGCCTGCGTACCCATGCACACCTGCGGCCACCCGGCGCGGATCGAGCGCATCGCCGAGGTCTGTGCGGACTGGAATATCCTGTTGGTCGAGGATGCAGCCGAGTCGCTCGGGAGCTTCTATCGAGGGCGGCACACCGGGCTGTTCGGGAAGATCGCCGCACTCAGCTTCAACGGCAACAAGATCATCACCACCGGCGGCGGCGGGATGATCCTGACCGACGACGAGGCCCTCGCCCGCCGCGCGAAGCACCTGACGACCACGGCCAAGCAGCCTCACCCGTATCTCTTCATCCATGACGAGGTCGGCTTCAACTATCGGCTGCCGGCCCTGAATGCCGCCCTCGGCTGCGCGCAGGTGGAGGTGTTGCCTGACTACCTCATCCGCAAACGGGCCTTGGCAGGGTACTATGCGGACTGGTTTGACGAGACGGATCGTATCTTTATGCACGAACCCGATGAAGCAACCTCCAATTTCTGGCTCAACGCCTTCTTTGCACGCGACCGCGAGGAGCGGGACCTCGTTCTGGAATATACTAACGCTCACGGCGTGATGACGCGGCCACTCTGGAACCCCATGCACACTCTGGCACCTTTTCGGGATTGCCCGCGCGCCGAGTTGCCGAACAGCGAATGGGTCGAAGCACGGCTTGTAAAGCTGCCGTCGAGCGTACCGCCGGACGGCGTTGACGCTATTTCTGGTCGGTAGGGCGGACTGCACTGTATTTGTTCACCCTACGACCATTGTCCACCTAACGGCGCTTGTAGAGCCGAATGCTCCGATGACCGACGAGTCGGAGTGACCAAGGAGACCGTAAATCGGGCGCATCGGCTCGATTGGAAAAAACATCGCATTGAATGGGATTTCGATCAGGGAGCACTTCATGAAAGCAGTGATTCAAGCGGGCGGTCGGGGCACACGACTCAAACCCTATACACTGATCCTTCCGAAACCGATGATGCCCGTCGGCGAGC
This region includes:
- a CDS encoding LegC family aminotransferase, which encodes MTGDVEHFARGLVDTVRTRYRTDDFIPLHAPQFAGRDRDYLLEAIDSGFVSSVGRHVDAFETALRAFTGAGFAVATVNGTAALHTALLLAGVGTGDEVVTQSITFVATCNAIRYCSAHPLFVDVDRETLGLSPESLADFLDEHAEIRNDGSCWNRDTGRIIRACVPMHTCGHPARIERIAEVCADWNILLVEDAAESLGSFYRGRHTGLFGKIAALSFNGNKIITTGGGGMILTDDEALARRAKHLTTTAKQPHPYLFIHDEVGFNYRLPALNAALGCAQVEVLPDYLIRKRALAGYYADWFDETDRIFMHEPDEATSNFWLNAFFARDREERDLVLEYTNAHGVMTRPLWNPMHTLAPFRDCPRAELPNSEWVEARLVKLPSSVPPDGVDAISGR